A segment of the Desulfofundulus kuznetsovii DSM 6115 genome:
GCCGGGACGGATCCACATCCAGCTGGTCCTTGAGCATGTAGACGTGGCCCCGGGGTTCGTTAAATTCCACCCCCATACCCCAGCCGTCCAGCAGCACCAGCTGGAACGGATATTCACTTAACTTATCCCTGGGCTCCGAGCCCTTATACTTGCTCTCGCCCTGTCCCCCTTCCTTCGTCATCATGAAACTGTCATATTCCAGGGGATAAACCTTTCCCCATACGGCAGGATCTACCTCCCCTGGAGGAATGGAAGCAGTTTTGACCTTTTCCGCCCTGGGCGGGGCACATCCGGTCAGCAACAGCAGGATCAATACCGGTAACCAGGCCCACCAGGTTTTTTTCAAAAACATCTCCCCCTTTCGCAACCAGCAAACCCGGTTTTAATTTGCAGGCATGAGAGGCGTCATCTTCCAGTTGTGTTCGAAGCACATGCCCGTTTTGTCAGGATGGCCGGTCGATTAACAACCGGGTTCCCTGCCCGTGGGGCACCGAACGGTGGCATTCCCAGCAATCCCTGTCCTCCCGGTCGATTACATTTTCCATCAAATCACCATGACAGCGCAGGCAGTTTTCCCTTACTATCCGGCCGCCCCGGTCGCTGAGGTGGATGGGATCCGGCACCTGGTTGGTGTAAAAGAGATAAAAATCCCGTGTGCCGTCGATACCCTTGCCCACCAGCTTGGCCGCCAGGTTCTGGTGGGGTACATGGCAGTCGCTGCAGGACGCCCACTGGCGGTGGGACGAATGGAACCAGGTTTCATACTGGGGTTCCATCACGTGACAGCTGATGCAAAATTCCGGGCGGTCGGTGTAAGACACCACGGCCTTTGTCCCGGCGGTCAGGAGCACCACCATCACCAGCAGGCCGGCCAGGAGGGACCAAATACGGCGGCGCAGGCGGTTAACGGCACCTATCCAGGCCGGAGGGTTCTGCCGGGGGCCGCCGGCTCCGGTATCCCCACCATTTGTCCCCCCGGCACTGCCTCCCGCCGGCGGCGAGGTATCACCGGCACCGGATGGCAATATACCCCCGGGTTCAGATTTATTCCGGGTGTCGCCGATACCGGCGCGTTTTCCCTCATGCACGGCATCTTCCCACATTGTTCCCACCCCCCTTCCCCCGGAAACCACCCGCCGGACGGCAGCCGGCCGGGAATGTTTCTAAAATATTTGCACAACGGCCCTTCCATGATATCCCGGAGATTCCTCAGACGTAGCTATGCTGGCCGGACATTAAAAAGGTAACGCCCACAAAAGTAAACATGACCACGATAAAACCGGCCACCGCCAGGTAGGCCGCCGGCCGGCCCCGCCAGCCCAGCATAAACCGGGCGTGGACGTAGGCGGCGTACACCAGCCAGGTGATCAAAGACCAGGTTTCCTTGGGGTCCCAGCTCCAGTAGGCCCCCCAGGCGTACTGGGCCCAGATGGCCCCGGTGACAATCAACAGTGTTTGAAAGGGCAGGCCGATGACCACCGCCTGGTAAACCAGCCGGTCCAGAACTTCCCGGTCCGGCAGGCGCCGGCGTAAGCCAGCAAACAGGGGGGAATCCCCGCTGGCGATCAGATAAAGCACCGCGCCGGCAAAGGAAAGGGCAAAGGCACTGTAGGCCACAATGGCCGTTAATACATGATAGGTCAGCCAGTTGCTGCGCAAGGCCGGCATCAGGGCGCCGGTCTCCCGGGGCAGCATGGATATCAGGGCAATTACCAGAAAGCCCATGAGGGTCGTAAATACACCCAGTCCCTTAACCTTTACCTTCAACTGCAGCAACAAATAACCCAGCATGATCCCCCAGGCAAAGCACAACCCGAACTCGTAAAGATTGGCCAGGGGCAGCCTGCCGGTAGCGGCAATCCTGGCCCCCAGGGCGGCGGTATTGCCCAGCAAACCCAGCCAGGCCACCGCTGCGGCCCAGCGGGCGGCAGCCGGTTTGTCCGCCATAAAATCGGCCAGGTAAAGAATAACCGCCCCCAGATAGGCACCAAAGGCAATTTTAAAGGCAAGCGGTTCGAGCCACATCCTGTTCACCCCCTTTCCACCGGGCCAGACTGGATTCTATTTCACGGACCATTCCATCAAACTCCTCCCGGGCCAGGGCGCGGGTATGCATGGAAGCTACGCCACCCAGAACCAGGCTCAGCCCACCGCCCGCCGTCTCTTCCATACGCAGCCAGTACCGCCTGTGCCGCACAAACAGGGTCAGGAAGAAAAAGAGGCTCATCAGGGTTAAACCGGCGAACACCAGGGGGATGCTGGGATCGTGCTTTACCTGCAGTACCGAAAAGGGGTTGGTTCCGGTCAGGCGCAGGATTCCGGCACTTTCGGGCAGGGTAATGCTTTCCCCCGTGGAGAGGGTACCCGCAGCTATTTCCCGGTGCCCTTTATAAAGGGCATAGTCCACCGTACCGTTTTCATTCCAGGAGCCAAACCATATGCCGTACTGCTCCAGGCCGGGCAACCTGTAAAACCGGTTTGGGGAAAGGACCGCCGGTTGGGGCGTTCCCTGTGCTCCACCGGCAAGCTCCACCTTTAAGGCCTGGCCGTAGGAATACTGGTACAAATGATAGCCGCGATAATTAAAGGGATGGTTGACCATGACATCACCCCTTTGCACTTCCCGGCCATTGGCAATGATGGTCACCCTGCTCACCCAGTTATCAATGGCCCCGCTAGCATCGTAAAGGGTGGTAAAGTCATCCAGCCTGATGGTAAAGCGGTCCACACCGGAAGACTGGTGGGAACCCGTGACCACTTCCGCCTGTTCGCCCACGGGAAGGACCACCCGGGTTTCCGACCGGGCCACTCCCCCCCAGGCAAAACCGGCCACCACTACCACCAGGGAGATGTGCAGCCCGAAGCTGAACCAGGGGCCCGCTTTTCCCCGGCTGGCATAGAGCCAGGTGGTGGATCCATCGCGGCATTTGCGTACGGAATAATGGCGCTGGCGGAAAAAATCAACCAGGCGGTCTTCTGCCGGAATCCCGCCGGTTTCCAGGCTGGTCCGGTAAATCAGGGGCATTTGTTCGATGTTGCTCTTTTTGATCTGTTCCGGGGACGGGAAAGTGGTTATTTTTAACATATATAACCGGTTAATTGAACAGGCAATGAGATTCAGGCATAAAAGAGCGAAAAGGAGGCGGAACAGGAAGGAACGGTATATGTTATCCAGGCCCAGCACCTGCACCAGCCAGGCCGTCTCCCCGTATCCCTGACCGGTGCCGGGGGCGAACAGGGAAGCAAAGGCCAGGGCTGCGGAAAGGATACATAGCAGAATCAAGCCGAAACGCATGGAAGTAAACAAGCGCCAGGTACGATTGAAAAAGTTTCGCTCTGCCACGGGCATTCATCCTTTTATGAATAGTGGTTTTGGTTTTGCGGAAAGCGCATTTCCCCAAAACCTTTTTATGTAATCCGGTAAAGGGCAAGTGCTTGTGACTACTTTTACATTAAATTAACATAAACTTCTTAATACATAAGAAACGTTTTATTAACAAATTCTTAAGGAAAACTTAAAAGCTGTTAATAACCAGGGGTGTTTATCCAGTGTGAAATTAAGGTGTTATTCGGCGACAAATTTATAACCCACGCCCCAGATGGTTTTCAAATACCGGGGCTTGCGGGGATCGGCCTCGATTTTTTCCCGCAGCCGGCGCATAAATACGGTAACCGTACTCAAATCACTTAACACGTCATCGCCCCAAACGTGTGCAAAGATTTGCTCCCGGGTAAATACCCGTCCGGGGTGGCGGGCCAGAAACCACAGGAGGTCAAATTCCTTTGGCGTGAGCTCCACCTCCCTTCCCTCCACCCACACCCGGCGCTGAAAGGCATCTATTTGCAGGCCTGCCGCTTCCACCCGGTCCGAACGGTCCATCCGGCCCTGCCGGCTGCGGCGCAACAGCGCCTTGACCCGCAAAGCCAGCTCCACCGGGCTGAAAGGTTTGGTTAAATAGTCATCGGCACCGCAATTAAACCCCACACTTTTATCCACAATGTCCCCTTTGGCGGAAAGGATGAGAATGGGCACGTCGCTCACCTCCCGCCAGCGCCGGCAGAGCTCAAATCCGTCAATCTCCGGCAGCATGACGTCCAGAATGACCAGATCCGGCTGCCGGCGGGTAAAGAGCTCCCGGGCCGCCAGCCCGTCGGCGGCATAGTCCACCGTAAAACCTTCCCGTTCCAGGGTCTGCTCCACCACCCGCTTGATGCTGATCTCGTCATCTACCAGCAGAATCCGGGCCAAAATTCTCCCCCCTGCATTAACGTACATGTCTTAAGTGCAATGTCTACCCAAAAACCACCATATTGCATAATCATGTCAGGGTATAAGCGTTCTAAATGAAGCTCCCTCAGCATAGCCCTTGCACCATGCAACTGAGAGGGCAACCGGCTCCCACGGCGCTTAAGCTACGGGCAGGTGAATCACAAAGGTACTGCCTTCCCCCGGTTTACTGGTTACACTGATATATCCCCCGTGCAGTTCCACCAGTTCCCTGGCCAGGGACAATCCCAGGCCGGACCCCCCGTATTTATGCGCCCGGGAATTGCCGGCCTGGTAGAATCGTTCAAAGACCCGGTCCAGCTCTTCCGGTTCGATGCCCATACCATTGTCGGCCACCCGGATGAACACCTCTTTCCGCCCGGGGTCGAATCCGGCCCGCATCTCCACCTCCCCGCCGGGAGGGGTGAACTTCACCGCATTGTGGGCCAGGTTTAAAATGGCCCGGCGAATCTTTTCCCCGTCCACCTCCATCAGGGGCACATCCGGCTCCACCTCCCAGTACCAGCCGAGACCATTGGCTTCAATCAAGGGGCTCAAGGTTTTATCAATGGATTCGAAAATATCAGCCAGGTCCACCAGTTCCCGGTGCAACTGGAAACGGCCAGCCTCAATTCTGGCCAGATCCAGCAGGTCCTCAATTAAAGCCAGCAGACGCCGGGCGCTGGCTTTAATTTCCTGTAAATTCTGTCTTTGTCGTATATTTTCCTCTTTTACCTCCTGCAGCAGTAATTCACTGAAGGCAATTATGGACGTAAGGGGCGTACGCATTTCGTGACTCATCCCGGCCAGGAAGCGAGACTTCATCTCACTGGCCCGGGTCAGCTCCCGGTTGGCATTCTCCAATTCCTGCCGCTGCCGCTCCAGGAGTTCATTGGCCTCCTGCAGCTGGGCCGTACGCTCCTGCACTTTTTGCTCCAGGCCGGTATACAGGTCGTGTAACTGCCGGGCCATCCGGCGGAACTGGGCGGCCAGCTGGCCGATCTCTGCACTACTATCCAACCTGGGAAAAGACAGATCCAGTTCCCCTTCCCCCAGGCGTACGGCGGCCAGGCGCAACTGGTTCAACGGCCCGGTGACCAAACGCTGTATCAAAAAGTAAACCACGCCAAGGATGACCAGCAAAAGAATAAAAAAGAAGCCCAGGTGGCGCAGCAGGTTGTGCCGCAGGGCGGCAAGCAAATTGTTCACCGGCACTATCAGGCTGATGGCCCCTCCCAGATCGCCCACCCGGTAACCTTCCCTGGGGTAACCGGAAATATCCGGCCGTCCCGCCGGTTCCCCGTGGCACTGCAGGCAGTATTCCTCCACCCGCAAAGGTACCATATACCGGAAAACCTTTTCTCCGTTCTGCTCATCAAAACCGTAAAACTCGGTCATGGAAGGGTTTTGGGCCAGGGCTTGCAGTCCCTTTATTTCAAAGGCATCGGGGGCATTCCCGGGATTGCGGGGGTTGAGGCGGGTCTGTTTAATATGGTAACCGGTGGATTGGTTGAAAATCTCCCCCACGCCCCGCCCCACCGCCGCCGGGTTGAGGCCTTTAAATTCAAAATGGCCCCGGGAATCGTAATTGATCCGGTCCTGATTACGGGCGATAAACTCCCTGGTGGCCAGAAGCTGGCCGGTAATCACCCGGGACTTTTCCTTTAACTCCTGCAGGATCTGATTTTTCTGCTCGTAATAATCCAGCCCAAGGTTTATGCCGGTAATCAAAAGCAGGATTGCGGTGATCCGGATCATAAACTTCCGGCTCAAACTACCCCGCATAATCATCCCACCCGCATTACTTCAGGAAATGAAGGACGTCTTTTGGGACAACGATACCTACCACCTTCTTGCCCCCATCCACCACGGGAATTCTACCGTAACCGTGTTTAATGATCAACTGGCTTTTTTGAATGGGGTCTCCGGGGAGGAACCTCCAGTGCATCTCATCCATTCCGGTAACGCATAAGTCGCATGGCGTTCAGGATGACCAGGAGTACGCTGGCTTCATGGATAAGCATGCCGGAAGCCAGCACCACCTTTTGGCCCATGACACCCAGCAGCAAAGCCGCCACCACCAGAATGGCAAAGGTAACATTTTGCCGGATATTTTTCAAGGTCTCCCGGCTGAGGCCGATGGCGTAGGGGAGCTTATCCAGGCGGTCGGACATGAGAACGATGTCCGCCGTTTCCATAGCCACGTCGGCCCCTGCAACCCCCATGGCAATACCCACATCGGCAGCCGCCAGGGCCGGGGCATCATTGATCCCGTCCCCCACCATGGCCACCACCAGGCCTTCTTGCTTCAAACGACGGATGGCCTCCACTTTCCCTTCCGGCAAAACCTCCGCCTGGTATTCGTCCATTCCCAGTTCCCGGGCCACGGCCCGCGCCACCCGCCGGTTGTCACCGGTGAGCATGACCACCCTGCGTATTCCGGCGGCTTTCAACCGGGAAACCAGATTTTTCGCTTCGTCCCGGATCCCGTCGGCAATGCTCACTGCTCCCCATATTTCCTCCCCTATGGCCACCAGGACGGCTGTCCGTCCGGCAGACTCTTCGCCTGCCAGGTAATTTTCCACATCCACCGGAACGGGGATGCTGGCTTCCTGCATCAACCGGCGGTTACCCACCCGGATAATCTCCCCGTCCACCGTACCGGTTACCCCGTAACCGGGGTGAACCTGAAAATTTTCCGCCGGGGGGATTTCACCCAGGGACTCCGCCCTTTCCACCAGGGGTTTGGCCAGGGGATGTCCGGACAGTTTTTCCACGGCAGCAGCTTTTAGCAACATTTCCTTTTCCGACCCGCGCCACACCCGCACTTTTCTTACCAGCGGCTGGCCCCGGGTGAGGGTGCCGGTTTTATCCAAAACAACCGCCCGGATCCGTCCGGCCTTTTCCAGGTGCTCCCCGCCCTTGATCAGAACCCCGTGGCGGGCGGCATTTCCCGTAGCGGCCACAATGGAAACGGGGGTGGCAATCACCAGCGCCCCGGGACAGGCAATCACCAGCAGAGTCAGGGCCAGCAGGGCATCCCGGGTTACCAGATAGGTCAGGACGGAAACCGCCATAATCCCGGGAGTATAGTAACGGGCGAAGTTTTCCAGCCAGCGCTGGATCCTGGCCTTTTCCTCCTGGGCCTCTTCCACCAGTTGCATGATCCGGGCAAAGGTGGTTTCCTCACCGGTTCGTTCCGCTTCCACCTCCAGGTAGCCGCTTTCATTCATGGTGCCGCTGAATACATAATCCCCCGGCTCCTTCTGCACCGGGAGGGACTCCCCGGTGATGGCCGCCTGATTGACCGTCGCCCGTCCCCTGACCACCCTGCCATCCACCGGAATTTTATCCCCGGCACGGATGAGGACCAGTTCGCCTGGTTCCACCTCTTCCGCCGGCACCTCCACTTCGGTTCCCTCCCGGCGCACCCGGGCCACCCGGGGCGCCAGCTCCATCAGTTTCCTCAAAGCGGCACGGGTTTTGTCCATGGTCCGGGCTTCCAGATAATTTCCCAGGGAAAACAGAAAAGTGACCACGGCCGCCTCCCAGTATTCGCCGATAATGGTGGCGCCCAGGGCAGCCAGGGTAACCAGGGCATTGATGCCCACCACCCGGAAGCGCAAAGCCTGCCAGGCTGACGCAGCAACCCGGTAGCCGGCCAGGAGAGTGGCCAGCACCATCAACCCGTTGGCCGCCGCCGGCCAGCCCAGGCGGCCGGCCAGGTAACCCAGCAGGATGAGCAGTCCAGAACCCAGGGTGATCATAAGCTTGTCATAAGCCACCCACAGCTCCCTCAAGCGTTCCAGGCGGAACAAGCCACCAACCGGGGCAACGGGAACGGCACTTTCTCTTTGTGACGGGAAGCTGAACATAACTAACCCCTCCCGGTAATCCGGTACCCGGTTTTCGCAATGACCTGTTCGATTTCCCCGGGAGTTATAACCGCCGGATCATATTCCACCTTTACCTTTCCCGTGGCAAAGGTCACCACGGCTTTTTTAACTCCCTTCTGCCTTTCCAGGATCATCCCGGTGTTCCGGGCGCATTCGGGACAGGCCAGCCCTTCCAGGCGGAAAACTATGGTTTGCATAATTGCTCCAACCCCCTGTAATGTTTCATGTTCAGGCTCAAGACCGCCCGGATGCTTCTTTCACCCAGTTCATGAGCTCGTGGCGGGCCGGCACCCGTCCGCTGGCCTTCAACTCCCCGTCTATCATCAAACCGGGTAGCCGGTAAACCTCGTACTGCAGCCGCTCCCCGGGATCGGTGACCTTATTGACCGCTGCGGCCACCCCCATCTCGGCCAGGACATCGAAGACCGTTTGTTCCAGCTGACGGCATACCGGACATCCATCCGCACCAAAAAGTTTGATCTCCATATTTGCCTGCTCCTTTCGTGGTTTTCCCTTACCCTAGCACATTTCTGCCGCCAAAACATTGATCCAGATCATGTTCCGGAATGATTTTTTTCGTGACAAGTAATGTGGCCAGCCCGGACGGTTCCTGCTTGTTCACGGGCTTAATTCACACCGGTTTCCATATTTTTAACCCCTGCCGGTTTAAATTGAGCTCTGTCCACCAGATCATCAAACAGCGAGTACACCACCGGTATGACCACCATGGTCAGCAAAGTGGCCACCAGCATTCCCCCGATAACGGTTATGGCCAGGGGGGAAAATCTCTCCGAACCCAGCGCCCATTCCAGGGCCAGGGGAAGCATCCCCACCACGCAGGACAGGGCGGTCATCATGATGGGCCGGAAGCGCACCCGCACCGCCTCCACGATGGCTTCATCCCTGGCCGTGCCCGCCTCCCGGGCGCGGATGATGAACTCCACCAGCACAATGCTGTTGCGCACCACCGTACCCACAAGCAGAATCAGTCCCAGTATGGCCGGCAAAGAAACGCTCTTGCCGCTCAGCAGCAGGGCCAGGGCTACCCCGAAGAGCACTAAAGGAATGCTCATCATAATGGTTACCGGGTGAATGAAGGACCTGAACTGGGCCA
Coding sequences within it:
- the nrfH gene encoding cytochrome c nitrite reductase small subunit; this encodes MWEDAVHEGKRAGIGDTRNKSEPGGILPSGAGDTSPPAGGSAGGTNGGDTGAGGPRQNPPAWIGAVNRLRRRIWSLLAGLLVMVVLLTAGTKAVVSYTDRPEFCISCHVMEPQYETWFHSSHRQWASCSDCHVPHQNLAAKLVGKGIDGTRDFYLFYTNQVPDPIHLSDRGGRIVRENCLRCHGDLMENVIDREDRDCWECHRSVPHGQGTRLLIDRPS
- the ccsB gene encoding c-type cytochrome biogenesis protein CcsB, whose protein sequence is MWLEPLAFKIAFGAYLGAVILYLADFMADKPAAARWAAAVAWLGLLGNTAALGARIAATGRLPLANLYEFGLCFAWGIMLGYLLLQLKVKVKGLGVFTTLMGFLVIALISMLPRETGALMPALRSNWLTYHVLTAIVAYSAFALSFAGAVLYLIASGDSPLFAGLRRRLPDREVLDRLVYQAVVIGLPFQTLLIVTGAIWAQYAWGAYWSWDPKETWSLITWLVYAAYVHARFMLGWRGRPAAYLAVAGFIVVMFTFVGVTFLMSGQHSYV
- a CDS encoding cytochrome c biogenesis protein ResB, whose product is MAERNFFNRTWRLFTSMRFGLILLCILSAALAFASLFAPGTGQGYGETAWLVQVLGLDNIYRSFLFRLLFALLCLNLIACSINRLYMLKITTFPSPEQIKKSNIEQMPLIYRTSLETGGIPAEDRLVDFFRQRHYSVRKCRDGSTTWLYASRGKAGPWFSFGLHISLVVVVAGFAWGGVARSETRVVLPVGEQAEVVTGSHQSSGVDRFTIRLDDFTTLYDASGAIDNWVSRVTIIANGREVQRGDVMVNHPFNYRGYHLYQYSYGQALKVELAGGAQGTPQPAVLSPNRFYRLPGLEQYGIWFGSWNENGTVDYALYKGHREIAAGTLSTGESITLPESAGILRLTGTNPFSVLQVKHDPSIPLVFAGLTLMSLFFFLTLFVRHRRYWLRMEETAGGGLSLVLGGVASMHTRALAREEFDGMVREIESSLARWKGGEQDVARTACL
- a CDS encoding response regulator transcription factor — its product is MARILLVDDEISIKRVVEQTLEREGFTVDYAADGLAARELFTRRQPDLVILDVMLPEIDGFELCRRWREVSDVPILILSAKGDIVDKSVGFNCGADDYLTKPFSPVELALRVKALLRRSRQGRMDRSDRVEAAGLQIDAFQRRVWVEGREVELTPKEFDLLWFLARHPGRVFTREQIFAHVWGDDVLSDLSTVTVFMRRLREKIEADPRKPRYLKTIWGVGYKFVAE
- a CDS encoding ATP-binding protein, whose amino-acid sequence is MRGSLSRKFMIRITAILLLITGINLGLDYYEQKNQILQELKEKSRVITGQLLATREFIARNQDRINYDSRGHFEFKGLNPAAVGRGVGEIFNQSTGYHIKQTRLNPRNPGNAPDAFEIKGLQALAQNPSMTEFYGFDEQNGEKVFRYMVPLRVEEYCLQCHGEPAGRPDISGYPREGYRVGDLGGAISLIVPVNNLLAALRHNLLRHLGFFFILLLVILGVVYFLIQRLVTGPLNQLRLAAVRLGEGELDLSFPRLDSSAEIGQLAAQFRRMARQLHDLYTGLEQKVQERTAQLQEANELLERQRQELENANRELTRASEMKSRFLAGMSHEMRTPLTSIIAFSELLLQEVKEENIRQRQNLQEIKASARRLLALIEDLLDLARIEAGRFQLHRELVDLADIFESIDKTLSPLIEANGLGWYWEVEPDVPLMEVDGEKIRRAILNLAHNAVKFTPPGGEVEMRAGFDPGRKEVFIRVADNGMGIEPEELDRVFERFYQAGNSRAHKYGGSGLGLSLARELVELHGGYISVTSKPGEGSTFVIHLPVA
- a CDS encoding CBS domain-containing protein gives rise to the protein MHWRFLPGDPIQKSQLIIKHGYGRIPVVDGGKKVVGIVVPKDVLHFLK
- a CDS encoding heavy metal translocating P-type ATPase, with amino-acid sequence MFSFPSQRESAVPVAPVGGLFRLERLRELWVAYDKLMITLGSGLLILLGYLAGRLGWPAAANGLMVLATLLAGYRVAASAWQALRFRVVGINALVTLAALGATIIGEYWEAAVVTFLFSLGNYLEARTMDKTRAALRKLMELAPRVARVRREGTEVEVPAEEVEPGELVLIRAGDKIPVDGRVVRGRATVNQAAITGESLPVQKEPGDYVFSGTMNESGYLEVEAERTGEETTFARIMQLVEEAQEEKARIQRWLENFARYYTPGIMAVSVLTYLVTRDALLALTLLVIACPGALVIATPVSIVAATGNAARHGVLIKGGEHLEKAGRIRAVVLDKTGTLTRGQPLVRKVRVWRGSEKEMLLKAAAVEKLSGHPLAKPLVERAESLGEIPPAENFQVHPGYGVTGTVDGEIIRVGNRRLMQEASIPVPVDVENYLAGEESAGRTAVLVAIGEEIWGAVSIADGIRDEAKNLVSRLKAAGIRRVVMLTGDNRRVARAVARELGMDEYQAEVLPEGKVEAIRRLKQEGLVVAMVGDGINDAPALAAADVGIAMGVAGADVAMETADIVLMSDRLDKLPYAIGLSRETLKNIRQNVTFAILVVAALLLGVMGQKVVLASGMLIHEASVLLVILNAMRLMRYRNG
- a CDS encoding heavy-metal-associated domain-containing protein, whose amino-acid sequence is MQTIVFRLEGLACPECARNTGMILERQKGVKKAVVTFATGKVKVEYDPAVITPGEIEQVIAKTGYRITGRG
- a CDS encoding thioredoxin family protein, which encodes MEIKLFGADGCPVCRQLEQTVFDVLAEMGVAAAVNKVTDPGERLQYEVYRLPGLMIDGELKASGRVPARHELMNWVKEASGRS